A stretch of DNA from Actinomycetota bacterium:
GGAGAGGGGTCCCCGGGTCGCGCGGCGGTCGGCCACCGAGAGGAGGACCACGTCCACCAGCTCTTCCCCCAGGCGCGAGAGGAGGTGGCGCAGCCGCCTGCGGGTGGGTCGGTCCACCACCGCCAGCCCGATATCCATGTGCTTCGCCACCACGTCGACCACGTAGTCTCCCGCCCGGCGAGAAAGCCGCAGTCTTTCCGTCAGCTCCCGCGCCGCCCCGCGGCTGTGCTCCTGGTGGGAATAGAAATGGATGCGTCCCGAGGCGTCTCGCGACACCGTCTCAGCCTTGCCGGCGTCGTGATAGAGAGCCGCGAGGCGCAGGAAGGCCTTGCGGGGATAGAGGTCCTGGAGCGGCTCCTCCATGCGCTCCCGGATATGGTCCTCGTGGCCCGGGAACATCCCCCCGGGATCGGCGATCAGGCGGTCGAGTTCCTCCAGGGTGAGCAGGGTGTGCGACCATACGTCCAGGTGGTGGTAGGCGTTCTGCTCCAGGCCCACCAGGGGCACGAGGTGCGGGAACACGTACTGCATGAGGCCCGTGGACTCGAGGTCCGCGAAGATGGGGGCGGTGTCCGGGATGAGCAGCGTCTCCAGCAGCTCCACCGCCACGCGCTCCCCCGGCGTCCTGGTGACCAGGGGGGCGTATTTCTTCATGTGGTTCAAAGTGCGCTCCTCGTATTCCAGGCCCAGGACGTGCCGAAAGCGCAGGGCACGCACCAGCCGCACCGGGTCCATGAGAAAGGACTCGTTGGAGCACTCGCGCAGGATGCCCCGGGAGAGGTCCCGCCATCCGTAATGCTTGTCCACCAGGTCGCGCGGCAGCCACAGCCCTCCCGCCGCCAGCCTCTCCACCTCGAGGGCCATGGCGTTGACGGTGAAGTCGCGGTAGGAGAGGTCCTCCTCGACGCTCATGCCCCTGATGGGAGAGAAATCCAGGGTGCGCCTGCCGTCCCCGCCGCTCGCGACCACCACGCGGTGCGCCCTCTCCTCCTCGTGCAGCACGAAGGCCTTGCCTCCGAAGCGTGCGGCGACCTCCGCGGCCACCGCCGCGGGGTCGGCGGAGGTGATGAAATCGATATCCGCGGGCACGGCGCCCAGGAAGTAATCCCTTAGATAACCTCCCACGAGATAGAGCTCCCCCCGGCGCCGGGAGGCGAGAAAGGAGAGCAGCGAGCCCATGAAGGGGTCCGCCCTCTTCAGTTCATCCAGGTCCATGGTCTTGGGGAGGGACCGCAATTCTCTCCTCCGCTAGGCAAGCCGCTTTCCCGACCCCACATTATAACCCAGTGACGGCGTCCCGGCGGCCATGCCGCGCCTCCGCGGGGTCCTCAGTCCCGGGTCCAGTAGACGCGGGCGAAGTCGGAATGGTGCTGCCACTGGATGTCCAGGTGGCCGGAATACGCCTTCTCGAACTCCTTGCCCAGCCTTTCCGCCAGGGTGCGGTCGGTGGTCTCTATGACGATCTCGTCCTTTTTCTCCTCTATATGGTAGATGCGCGCCGCGATGTTCTTGCGCAGCTTTTTCTGGGCCACGCTGCGTATGAGGTTCTTTACCTCCTCGCGGTGTCTGGCCACGAAGTCCCCCCTGAGATAGACCACGCCGTCCACCTGTCCGCGCGCCACCCGCTCGCACCCCGGGCAGAGGTGCTTCTCCCATCCGTTGCCCTTCATGGCCTTCTCGCGGACGGGTTCGTTGAAATCCCACTTCTGGTCGACGCAAACGGCGTAGCAGGACGGACATATCTTCATGGCTCCGTACCTCCTTCGGGATCCGCGCAAACACCATCTTCAGCCAGCAGGTTCAACAACTCCTCATATATCACCCCCGCAATCTCGTCGCGGTTGGAAACGGACAGCCCGTGCACCCGCACGTCCTCACGCTCCAGCAGGCGGCGCGTGAGGGGATTATCCCCCGCTTGCACGGTGGCAAGCAGGGGCAGGGGGGAATCGAAGAGGCCGGGTAGCAGGGAGCGGAAGGAATCCGAGCACAGCTCCATGCGTCCTATCTCGTCCACGACCAGGAGGTCGAAATCTTCGTCGCCGGTGTCCAGTGCTCTCAAGGCCACCCTCTCGAAGGCCAGCGTATCGACGCCGTATTTTCCCACCCGGGGGCCTACGCGGCGCGCCGCGTGCGCGAGGACCGCCGTCTCCCCTGCCAGGTCCCGTACCATGAAACCGACCCGGGAGGATCCCTCTCTCATCTCCTCGGTCACGAAGCCCCTCGCCTTGAACCCGGCCGCGGCGAGCTCCCGGACCACCTTGAGCACCAGGGTGGTCTTGCCGCAACCAGGCCGCCCGGTCACCAGGATGTTGCGGAGCGTCCTCCCTTCCCGGCTAACGCTCACGCCCTCCGCCACACGAGCCTCCCCGCCGCTTCGGCCATGCCCTGCCCCCGCAAGATGCTCCGTGCCTCACGCGCCCCCCGGTACCGGCGTCCTCCATGGCGCCGGAACGCCGCGCCTACGGCGCCTTTCCCCCGCGGGAGCGCCACACCCCGGCCACCGCATCCCGTGTACCCGCTTACATATCGTGCATATTAATCCTACCCCGCCCCTCCAGCGTTAAACCGCCGCCGTCCCGGGGCGGGAACGGCGGCCATCAGGCCTCTGCTCCCCGCCTGCGCGCGACCCTAGAGGCGGTGGAGATAGCATCTCGGCACCCGCTTACCGATGGCGCATACCACCTCGTAGTTGATGGTCCCGAGCTCCGCCGCCATGCGCTCCACGCCCACCGACTCCTCCCCGTAGCCGCCTATGACCGTCACCTCCTGGCCGGGCTCGTAGCGGTCTTCCCCGAGGTCTACCATGCAGAGGTCCATGCAGATGGTGCCCACCTGGGGGTAGCTCCTCCCGTCGATGAGCACCTCCCAGCATCCCGAGAGGGCGCGGTTCAGCCCGTCGGCGTAGCCCAGCGGCAGGACGGCTATCCAGGTATCCCGGGCACAGCGATACCTCAGTCCGTAGCTCACCCCCTCTCCGCCGCGCGCCCTCAGCAGGTGGCTGATGCGCGTGCGCAGGGAGAGCGCCGGCCTCAAGTCCAGCTTCTCCCGGAAGGCCTCGCCGGGAAGGAGGCCGTACATGGCTATCCCCAGCCTGATCATGTCCAGGCGCAGGTGGGGCAGGGCGGCGGCCGCCCCGGAGGCCGCAACGTGGCGCATGGGCACGCGCAGGCCCTTCCTTTCCAGGTCCCGGAGGACGCCCGCGAAGGCCTCGCCCTGACGGAGATTGAAAGGGTGTTCGGGATCCGAACCCATGGCCAGGTGGGTGCAGACCCCTTCGAGGAGGAGCCCCGGGTCGGCGGATATCTCCTCCGCAAGGGAGGGGACCTCCTCAGGGGCGGCGCCCACGCGGTGCATCCCGGTATCCACCTCCAGGTGCACCGGCACCCTCTTACCCGCCGCTGCTGCGGCACGAGACAGCTCGCGTAAGAACCCGCGCGTGTAGACGGTGGGGGTCAAGGAGAGCTCGATCACCCTTGCCGCCGCCTCCGGGGGAGGCTCGAAGAGAAGGTGCACCGGCGCTTCGAGGCCCGCCTCTCGGAGCTCCTCCCCCTCCTCCACCAGGGCCACACCCAGCCGTGTCGCCCCCGCCTGCAGGGCGGCCCGCGCCGTCTCCACCGCGCCGTGGCCGTAGCCGTCGGCCTTGACCACCGCCATGACCTCGCATCCGGGTCCGGCCATCTCCACGAAGAGGCCCACGTTGTGGCGGATGCACTCCAGGTCCACCACCGCGCGCGTGGGCCTCCAGCCCTCTCTCCCCTTCAACCCCGTCCGCCCCCTCGGAAGACTCCGACCTCAAGCCCCGCTCAGGGTCCTGAGGATGTCCTGGCGTGTGACCACGCCCTCCAGGCGCCCTTCCTCCAGAACCAGAACGTACTCCAGGTCCTTTTCCACCATGAGGGTGGCGACCTCCTCCACGCTGACCAGGGGACCCACGGCGGGAAAATCGCTCTCCATGACCTCGCCCGCGGTGGCGCCCACCGCCTGGCGCAGCTCCTTTTCGAAGCGCTTGAGGGACCCGGGCAGCATGATATAGCTTTCCAGAAAATGGATAAAAGTGGGGAAATGGACCTTGGCGTCCTGGTGCACCAGGTCCTCCTCGTCCACCACCCCCAGCACCCGACCGTCCTCGCCCACCACGGGGAGGAGGCGGATACGGTTCTCCACCATGATCTGCGCCATCTCCTTCACCGTGGCTTCCGGACCCACGGTGATGACCTCCCGGCTCATGATGTCACGCGCCGCTTTCACCTTTTCGCACCCCTTTCGCCTTCCTTCATCAGGGCCGTGAGCGCCAGGGGGAGGTGGGCGACGATGTCTCCCGCCAGCATCCCCACCGCTCCCGTCAACTGCGCGGCGATCCCCGCCGCCCTGGCGTGTACGTAGACCCCGCATATCCCCGCCTGTACGGGATCCAGGCCTTGGGCCAGGAATGCCGCCGCGCAGCCGGTGAGGACGTCGCCGCTTCCCGCCGTGGCCAGGGCGGGCAGGGCTACGGGGTTGATGTGCAGCCGGCCCCGGGGCGAGGCCACTATGGTGTAGGCTCCCTTGAGCGCCACTGCGCATCCGAAATCTCCCGCGGCCCGCGCCGCGCATTCCAGGCGCGAGCGCTGCACCTCCCGCGCGCCCGACCCGAGCAGGCGTCCCAGCTCGCCGGGGTGGGGGGTGATGAGGGTCGGCCATGCCCTGTCCCGCAGCGCTCCCGGAAAGGCGGCGGCGCAGTTGATGCCGTCCGCGTCCAGCACCAGCGGTCTGCGAGCCCGCCGCAGCAGCCCCTCCACCACCCTCGCCGTGGAGGGAGCGGTCCCCAGCCCGGGACCCAGCGCCAGGGCGTCGTAGCCCTCCAGCGCCTCCAGCACCGTATCCAATGCCTCCTCCGCCAGGTGCCCGCGTTCGTCCGGGAGGGGAAGGGTCATGACCTCGGTGAGCTTGACCTCCATGATGGCGTTGAGGGAACGCGGGATGCCCAGGGTCACCACCCCGGCCCCCGCCCGCATGGCGGAACGCGCGCAGAGCGCCGCCGCACCCGTGAGCCCCTCGCTTCCCGCCACCACCAGCACGCGACCGCATTCACCCTTGTGGGCATCGAGTCTCCGGCGGGGGAGCAGCGCCGCCACCTCCGCCTCTTCGACGGTCTCGATGTCGCTCTCCACCACCTCTCCCAGCAGACTCCCGGGGATGCCGATATCCACCACCACCAGTTCCCCCACCAGCTCCGCGCCGGGAAACAGGTACTGGCCCACCTTAGGCCAGGCGAAGGTCACCGTACGCGCCGCCCTCACCGCCGGCCCCTCCACGCCTCCCGTCGCAGCGTCCATCCCCGAGGGCACGTCCACGGCCAGCACGGGGGCGCCGCTCGCGTTCACGGCCTCGATGGCCCGGGCATGCACTCCCTCCGCCGCGCCGCGGAAACCGGTTCCGAAGACCGCGTCGATCACCAAGTCATGGCCCTCTCCCTCAAGCCTCTTCAGGCCCTCCTCGGCCCCCACCACCTCTCCTCCCGCCTCCAGGAGGCGTTCGTGGTTGGCGGCCGCGTCCCGGCTGAGCTCCGACGCTTCCCCGAGGAGCACCACCAGCGTCTCCGCCCCCCAGCCCGAGAGGTACCGCGCGGCCACCAGTCCGTCGCCCCCGTTGTTGCCCCTTCCCGCCACCACCGCGATCCTCTTGCCCGCGCAGAGCCCCAGCATGTCCCGCGCCTGCTCGGCCACGTGCCTTCCAGCCCTTTCCATGAGCTCGAGCGACGGCGTGCCCGCCTCTATCGCCGCGCGGTCCAGGGCGGCCATCTCGGCCGGGTATACCACCCTCATGGTCCCTCCCCCACGGCCTGCGCCACCGCCACCACCATGTCGCGGGTGTGCGAGACGCTCACCAGCACATCGCTTATCCCCAGGCTGGCGGCCAACTCCTTCGCCTTCCCGGAGAGGACCAGGCGGGGCCGCCCGTCCTCCTCCGCCAGCAGCTCGACCTCGCGCCACGAGAAACCCCGCATCCCGGTGCCCAGGGCCTTCGCCGTCGCCTCCTTGGCGGCGAAACAGGCGGCGTAGCGCACGGCGGGGCGCGAGCAGTCCCGGCACCTCTCCGCCTCACGGGGCGAAAAGAGGCGCGGCACGAAGCCCTCGTGCCGCGCCACGGCCCTCTCGATCCTCTCCACCTCTACCAGGTCCACCCCTATCCCCAGGACACGCATATACTCCCCTACGTCCCTTCCTCTCGGAAAGGAGACGCGGTCACGGCATTCTTCTTCCTTGCGCCCCGCCTTCCCTTTCCTCACTCCACGGTGACCGTCTTTGCCAGGTTGCGGGGCTGGTCAACGTTGCAGCCCCGCATCTTGGCGATATGGTAGGCGAAGAGCTGCAGGGCCGGGGCCAGCACCACGGGGTTGAAATGCGGCCTGACCTCGGGGACCCAGATGACCTCGTCGCAGAAGCCTTCCACTTCCGCGTCTCCCCTGGTGGCCAGGGCGATCACCGGCGCCTGCCTCGCCCGCACCTCCTCGATGTTGTTGCGTACCTTGTCGTAGATGGGGTCGCGGGGGATGAGGGCCACCACCGGGAAACCGGGATGAAGGAGGGCTATGGGGCCGTGTTTCATCTCTCCCGCCGGGTAGCCCTCGGCGTGGATGTAGGATATCTCCTTCAGCTTCAGGGCCGCCTCCATGGCCATGGGATAGTTGATGTTGCGCCCCAGGAAGAGGAAGTCCTCGCAGCGGCAGTACTTGTCCGCGCAGGCCTCGACGGCCTCGGTGTCCTGGAGCACCTCCTCTATGGAAGCGGTGAGGCCCTCGAGGTAGGAGAACACCTTGCGCACGAACCCCTCCTCCAGCAGCCCTCTCTCCTGTCCCAGGTAGAGGCCGAGGAGGTAGACCGCCGCCATCTGCGACATGAAGGTCTTGGTGGCCGCCACGCCGATCTCCAGGCCGGCATGGGTATAGAGCACCCCGTCGGATTCCCGCGCCATCATGCTTCCCACCACGTTCACGATGGAGAGGGAGGGGGCCCCGCAGCGCGCCGCCCAGCGCACCGCCCCCATGGTGTCCAGGGTCTCCCCCGACTGACTCACCGCCACCACCAGGCAGGAGGGGTCCAGGCGCGGCTCGCGGTAATAGAACTCCGAGGCTATGTCCACCTCCACGGGGATGTCCATCCAGGTCTCGATGATGTAGCGGCCCAGCAGGGAGGCATGGTAGGAGGTGCCGCAGGCCACGAAGATGATGCGGCGGATGGAGCCGAAGTCGATGCCGTGGCCTTCCAGCTCCTCGATGCGCAGCCTTCCCGTCCTGCCCACACGCCCGCGCAGGGTATCCCGCCATGCCTGGGGCTGCTCGTATATCTCCTTGAGCATGAAGTCGGCGTAACCGCCCTTCTCCACCGCCGAGACGTCGTAGGGGACCTCGAAGGGTTGGCGCTCCACCGGCCTTCCCTCCATGTCCGTGAGCTTCCAGGTTTCCCTGGTAATCCTTGCCAGCTCACCGTTCTCCAGCGCTAGGGCGCGGCGTGTGCAGTCCAGCAGCGCCGGGGTGGCGGAGGCCAGGAGGTTCTCGTTCTCGCCCAGCCCCAGGACCAGCGGGCTGTCCTTGCGCGCCCCCACCAGCACCCCGGGCTCGCGGGAGGACATCACCACCAGAGCGTAGGCGCCCTCCAGTTTCCGCAGGGCCTTTCTCACCGCCTCCAGGAGGTCCCCCTCGAACTCCTCCTCCACCAGGTGGGCCACCACCTCGGAGTCGGTCTGGGAACGGAAGCGGTGCCCGCGCGCGGACAGTTCCTCGCGCAGCTCCTGGAAGTTCTCGATGATGCCGTTGTGCACCACCGCTATCTCCTCCCCGCAGTCGAGATGGGGGTGGGCGTTCTCGGTGGTGGGGTGCCCGTGGGTGGCCCAGCGGGTGTGGGCGATGCCCGTGGATACGCCGTCGGGAAGCCGGCCCAGGTGAGGTTCCAGGCTGTCCAGGTTCCCCCTGCGCTTGAGCAACGCGATCCCGCCGCCGTCGAGCAGCGCTATCCCCGCGGAGTCGTATCCGCGGTACTCCAGGCGGCGCAGCCCGCGGAAGAGGACCTCCTTCACGGGGCGCTCACCGACATAACCGATGATGCCGCACATCTCAGCCCAGCTCCCGCTCCACTAACGCCGCCAGCTCCCGCGCGGCCTCCTCCGCCAGCGCGGCGTCGAGCGCCTCCACCATCACCCGCACCAGGGGCTCGGTGCCCGAAGGGCGCAGGAGCACGCGGCCCCGCTCTCCCAGGCGCTCCTCCCATTCCCGGACCGCCTCAGAGACCCCGCGCGCACCCTCCAGC
This window harbors:
- a CDS encoding HD domain-containing protein produces the protein MRSLPKTMDLDELKRADPFMGSLLSFLASRRRGELYLVGGYLRDYFLGAVPADIDFITSADPAAVAAEVAARFGGKAFVLHEEERAHRVVVASGGDGRRTLDFSPIRGMSVEEDLSYRDFTVNAMALEVERLAAGGLWLPRDLVDKHYGWRDLSRGILRECSNESFLMDPVRLVRALRFRHVLGLEYEERTLNHMKKYAPLVTRTPGERVAVELLETLLIPDTAPIFADLESTGLMQYVFPHLVPLVGLEQNAYHHLDVWSHTLLTLEELDRLIADPGGMFPGHEDHIRERMEEPLQDLYPRKAFLRLAALYHDAGKAETVSRDASGRIHFYSHQEHSRGAARELTERLRLSRRAGDYVVDVVAKHMDIGLAVVDRPTRRRLRHLLSRLGEELVDVVLLSVADRRATRGPLSTPDKLERYVAFCAALLEEHGRERETPPLIMGRDLVREFHLPEGPFVGEILREVRAAQMEGVLKSREDALRFARDLIHRAD
- a CDS encoding NTPase, whose translation is MAEGVSVSREGRTLRNILVTGRPGCGKTTLVLKVVRELAAAGFKARGFVTEEMREGSSRVGFMVRDLAGETAVLAHAARRVGPRVGKYGVDTLAFERVALRALDTGDEDFDLLVVDEIGRMELCSDSFRSLLPGLFDSPLPLLATVQAGDNPLTRRLLEREDVRVHGLSVSNRDEIAGVIYEELLNLLAEDGVCADPEGGTEP
- the alr gene encoding alanine racemase, which encodes MKGREGWRPTRAVVDLECIRHNVGLFVEMAGPGCEVMAVVKADGYGHGAVETARAALQAGATRLGVALVEEGEELREAGLEAPVHLLFEPPPEAAARVIELSLTPTVYTRGFLRELSRAAAAAGKRVPVHLEVDTGMHRVGAAPEEVPSLAEEISADPGLLLEGVCTHLAMGSDPEHPFNLRQGEAFAGVLRDLERKGLRVPMRHVAASGAAAALPHLRLDMIRLGIAMYGLLPGEAFREKLDLRPALSLRTRISHLLRARGGEGVSYGLRYRCARDTWIAVLPLGYADGLNRALSGCWEVLIDGRSYPQVGTICMDLCMVDLGEDRYEPGQEVTVIGGYGEESVGVERMAAELGTINYEVVCAIGKRVPRCYLHRL
- a CDS encoding CBS domain-containing protein, with translation MKAARDIMSREVITVGPEATVKEMAQIMVENRIRLLPVVGEDGRVLGVVDEEDLVHQDAKVHFPTFIHFLESYIMLPGSLKRFEKELRQAVGATAGEVMESDFPAVGPLVSVEEVATLMVEKDLEYVLVLEEGRLEGVVTRQDILRTLSGA
- a CDS encoding NAD(P)H-hydrate dehydratase; translation: MRVVYPAEMAALDRAAIEAGTPSLELMERAGRHVAEQARDMLGLCAGKRIAVVAGRGNNGGDGLVAARYLSGWGAETLVVLLGEASELSRDAAANHERLLEAGGEVVGAEEGLKRLEGEGHDLVIDAVFGTGFRGAAEGVHARAIEAVNASGAPVLAVDVPSGMDAATGGVEGPAVRAARTVTFAWPKVGQYLFPGAELVGELVVVDIGIPGSLLGEVVESDIETVEEAEVAALLPRRRLDAHKGECGRVLVVAGSEGLTGAAALCARSAMRAGAGVVTLGIPRSLNAIMEVKLTEVMTLPLPDERGHLAEEALDTVLEALEGYDALALGPGLGTAPSTARVVEGLLRRARRPLVLDADGINCAAAFPGALRDRAWPTLITPHPGELGRLLGSGAREVQRSRLECAARAAGDFGCAVALKGAYTIVASPRGRLHINPVALPALATAGSGDVLTGCAAAFLAQGLDPVQAGICGVYVHARAAGIAAQLTGAVGMLAGDIVAHLPLALTALMKEGERGAKR
- the acpS gene encoding holo-ACP synthase; translated protein: MRVLGIGVDLVEVERIERAVARHEGFVPRLFSPREAERCRDCSRPAVRYAACFAAKEATAKALGTGMRGFSWREVELLAEEDGRPRLVLSGKAKELAASLGISDVLVSVSHTRDMVVAVAQAVGEGP
- the glmS gene encoding glutamine--fructose-6-phosphate transaminase (isomerizing), encoding MCGIIGYVGERPVKEVLFRGLRRLEYRGYDSAGIALLDGGGIALLKRRGNLDSLEPHLGRLPDGVSTGIAHTRWATHGHPTTENAHPHLDCGEEIAVVHNGIIENFQELREELSARGHRFRSQTDSEVVAHLVEEEFEGDLLEAVRKALRKLEGAYALVVMSSREPGVLVGARKDSPLVLGLGENENLLASATPALLDCTRRALALENGELARITRETWKLTDMEGRPVERQPFEVPYDVSAVEKGGYADFMLKEIYEQPQAWRDTLRGRVGRTGRLRIEELEGHGIDFGSIRRIIFVACGTSYHASLLGRYIIETWMDIPVEVDIASEFYYREPRLDPSCLVVAVSQSGETLDTMGAVRWAARCGAPSLSIVNVVGSMMARESDGVLYTHAGLEIGVAATKTFMSQMAAVYLLGLYLGQERGLLEEGFVRKVFSYLEGLTASIEEVLQDTEAVEACADKYCRCEDFLFLGRNINYPMAMEAALKLKEISYIHAEGYPAGEMKHGPIALLHPGFPVVALIPRDPIYDKVRNNIEEVRARQAPVIALATRGDAEVEGFCDEVIWVPEVRPHFNPVVLAPALQLFAYHIAKMRGCNVDQPRNLAKTVTVE